A single genomic interval of Aureliella helgolandensis harbors:
- a CDS encoding multiheme c-type cytochrome produces the protein MPVSTRQSEWLRFPYRSASLLASLGLTFSIAGCQPDSGSTAQKSAAATATSPAQTGGLEPETSSQAAPPAAPEIVDQEALDESGRIVLESTRPPLSVPEPDPVTVEAATANAADSAEASAKIVASSSPAAPQAEALESDMAEGAPVVEVEVAEISASSPDTPAVATEVEQPAEEEAEVAELPAKVAAPAPFPAEANVTSASERDQRIAADWPQPQAVLYVSGQQHGYIEPCGCTGLENQKGGLIRRDTLLTELRGRGWDLVPVDVGNQVRRTGRQPELKFQSTVEAFKTMGYQAVTLGIDDLKLSSIELIQLAGSDGLNATPFISANASVIDSSFFPSHRIVEVGGRKIGITGAIGNSLKEEIQSSDIELSDAAESLKPVVELLQKQGCDFLVLLAHAPVEESAEIARQVPGFDLVVTAGGYGEPTLHPEEIPGSEAVMVQVGTKGMYGGIIGLFEDATTPIRYQKIAISSQFKDSDRMLLEFERYQQRLKDAGFDGLGVAPIAHPTGRQYVGSEVCGECHTQAYEIWENSPHVHATDSIIAASNDRGGITRQHDPECISCHATGWNPQKFYPYQTGFISAEKTPLLVGSGCENCHGPGKSHVDAEYGDIETDNELLLELRRQMVLPLAQAREKCLECHDLDNSPDFHTAPFEEYWDQIKHYGKD, from the coding sequence GTGCCTGTAAGTACGCGTCAATCCGAATGGCTTCGATTCCCCTACCGCTCTGCGTCACTCCTCGCGTCCTTAGGCCTCACCTTTTCGATCGCTGGCTGTCAGCCCGATTCGGGCTCAACCGCCCAAAAAAGCGCTGCTGCCACGGCCACGAGCCCGGCTCAGACGGGTGGCTTGGAACCCGAGACGTCGTCTCAGGCCGCCCCGCCTGCGGCCCCCGAAATTGTCGACCAGGAAGCTTTGGATGAGAGTGGCCGCATTGTGCTCGAAAGCACGCGTCCCCCGTTATCAGTTCCCGAGCCGGATCCCGTAACCGTGGAAGCGGCCACTGCCAACGCTGCGGATTCGGCCGAAGCAAGCGCCAAGATCGTGGCATCAAGCAGCCCCGCAGCCCCCCAGGCCGAAGCCCTTGAATCCGACATGGCCGAAGGGGCCCCCGTGGTGGAAGTAGAAGTAGCAGAAATCTCTGCCAGCAGCCCCGACACCCCAGCGGTAGCCACCGAGGTGGAACAGCCTGCAGAGGAGGAGGCGGAGGTGGCCGAGCTGCCAGCTAAGGTGGCCGCACCAGCTCCATTCCCCGCAGAGGCCAACGTCACTTCGGCCAGCGAACGGGATCAACGCATTGCTGCCGATTGGCCACAGCCCCAAGCGGTACTCTACGTCTCAGGGCAACAGCACGGCTACATTGAACCCTGCGGTTGCACTGGCTTGGAGAATCAAAAAGGGGGCTTAATCCGCCGCGATACGCTACTCACCGAACTGCGTGGACGCGGCTGGGATTTGGTCCCCGTAGACGTTGGCAATCAGGTGCGGCGCACCGGTCGCCAGCCTGAGCTCAAATTTCAGTCGACGGTCGAGGCTTTCAAAACCATGGGCTACCAAGCGGTAACCTTAGGAATCGACGATTTGAAACTTTCGAGTATTGAATTGATCCAATTGGCGGGCTCCGATGGCCTCAATGCCACCCCCTTCATTTCTGCCAACGCCAGCGTGATCGACTCCTCGTTTTTCCCCAGCCATCGAATCGTCGAAGTCGGTGGACGAAAAATTGGCATCACGGGGGCTATCGGCAATTCGCTCAAAGAGGAAATCCAAAGCTCCGACATCGAACTCTCCGATGCGGCCGAGAGCCTCAAGCCCGTAGTAGAACTTCTGCAAAAACAGGGCTGCGACTTCCTCGTCCTCTTGGCCCACGCCCCGGTGGAAGAATCGGCAGAAATCGCCCGCCAAGTTCCCGGCTTTGACCTGGTAGTCACCGCCGGCGGCTACGGTGAACCCACCTTGCACCCCGAGGAGATTCCAGGTTCTGAGGCGGTCATGGTTCAAGTGGGTACCAAAGGGATGTACGGAGGAATCATTGGACTATTTGAGGATGCCACGACTCCCATCCGTTATCAAAAGATCGCCATCTCCTCGCAGTTCAAAGATTCCGATCGGATGCTGCTCGAATTCGAAAGATACCAGCAGCGACTCAAAGACGCTGGCTTCGACGGACTGGGCGTGGCACCGATCGCCCATCCCACGGGACGGCAATATGTCGGCTCAGAGGTTTGTGGAGAATGCCACACTCAAGCCTACGAGATCTGGGAAAATTCCCCGCACGTGCATGCGACCGATTCCATCATCGCGGCCAGCAACGATCGTGGTGGGATTACCCGCCAACACGACCCTGAGTGTATCAGCTGCCATGCTACCGGCTGGAATCCCCAAAAGTTCTATCCCTACCAAACCGGCTTTATCAGTGCGGAAAAAACGCCTCTTTTGGTGGGTAGTGGATGCGAGAACTGCCACGGCCCTGGCAAGTCGCACGTAGACGCTGAGTATGGCGACATCGAAACCGACAACGAACTACTTCTGGAACTCCGCCGCCAAATGGTACTCCCCCTAGCCCAGGCGCGAGAAAAGTGTCTGGAGTGCCACGACCTCGACAACAGTCCCGACTTCCACACCGCTCCCTTCGAAGAGTACTGGGACCAAATCAAACACTACGGCAAAGACTGA
- the rfbF gene encoding glucose-1-phosphate cytidylyltransferase, whose translation MKTLILCGGQGTRMREETEYRPKPLVEIGGRPILWHIMKMYAHYGMHEFVLCLGYRGQMIRNYFLQYEAMNNDFTITMGQEPQIEYHKSLNEDPFKVTLAETGLSTMTGGRILRAAQYLDDDTFMLTYGDGVSNVDIDALLRFHRQHGRLATVTVVRSVSRFGMMDVDTDGSVLRFVEKPVSSTWASAGFFVLNHRVLSYLTDDSCVFEQEPLERLAAEGQMAAFRHDGFFYAMDTYREYQALNKIWDDGTAAWKVW comes from the coding sequence TTGAAAACCCTAATTCTATGCGGTGGCCAAGGGACGCGGATGCGCGAGGAAACCGAATATCGCCCCAAGCCCCTGGTGGAGATTGGCGGACGCCCCATCCTATGGCACATCATGAAGATGTACGCCCATTATGGAATGCACGAGTTTGTCTTGTGCCTGGGATATCGCGGGCAGATGATCCGGAATTACTTCTTGCAATACGAGGCGATGAACAATGATTTCACGATCACCATGGGCCAAGAACCCCAGATCGAATACCACAAATCGCTGAACGAAGACCCCTTCAAGGTCACTTTGGCCGAGACGGGGCTGTCGACCATGACTGGCGGACGCATTCTCCGCGCTGCCCAATACTTGGACGATGACACCTTTATGCTGACTTATGGAGATGGTGTCTCCAACGTCGACATCGACGCACTGCTGCGATTCCATCGCCAACACGGACGACTAGCCACGGTGACGGTCGTGCGGTCCGTTTCGCGTTTTGGTATGATGGATGTCGACACCGATGGCAGTGTGCTCCGCTTCGTCGAGAAGCCGGTGAGCAGCACCTGGGCCAGTGCGGGCTTCTTCGTGCTCAATCACCGAGTCCTCTCGTACTTGACCGATGATTCCTGCGTCTTCGAACAAGAACCACTAGAACGCTTGGCGGCAGAAGGTCAAATGGCAGCCTTTCGACACGACGGCTTCTTCTATGCCATGGACACGTACCGCGAGTATCAAGCGTTGAATAAGATCTGGGACGATGGCACTGCAGCTTGGAAGGTATGGTAG
- a CDS encoding O-antigen ligase family protein, whose translation MNKQRTATRHQGASAPARTAPPPRATQTDQTGVQILGHRLWSAAAALFGMLLVWAFLSPHDSTSVFSGGAQPQNLGWLLAGLLAACAAICTNRGIQFSRWDYALGGLALLWLVAVTLLAGRECNPRTAWNGFWQVVALAGCYSIARCLSLGGRTRAALVTLCVASCVAVATIGLHQVTFDFTRMRASYQNDPEGTMREMGVFAPPGSPERMRLENRLNSPEPFATYALANSLATSLSGGLLLMLGLGFTGLAPYLARGASLPNTPQTPHPSQPTLWPRIARWGIVGVGLCLVFLIWFLTRSRTAYIAVLVSLGYWFLLNRLERPGFLAPRHVQWLVGVCLAIVGLAGLWLFLNDRLVLSESANSFTFRLEYWYATLQLLKEHGLFGVGLGNFQAYYPQYKLERASETIADPHNAFLDIAATLSVPIALLTLVWIVRRLTPKSGAQAIRLEAAPPPTASSHTTDNLHSAPLPDALDRQLAQFTVWGAAVGGAACVLALALLSGFDLLVTLVAWTGGGIVAWQLWPAAIAMTRDDSRASPTIVAAATAMVVCLLASGSWQASGIAIPLLVLLANSQPATAGVGSSNPQRGRRFSAVVATVGFASFVYLSWLPAVGVWTAEQELQSAQDDEQALAITTQALQDDPFNTEPLQWRVDILVRRALLGPSDRLAVATSQAEDAMDEWLSVDFASFLNWKYAGERLLELAAQAHAQGQDPHALLERSLHFYTQAASRFPSDVELQLQVALTAYLTGDREIYRLGLEEAYRLSEQSPHDDKKLETQTIWLPLQLGDLLRPPLSSDFPPFPAQVADHIPAEPVANWLRKTMVEPTQ comes from the coding sequence ATGAATAAGCAACGCACCGCAACCAGACATCAAGGTGCGTCGGCTCCTGCGCGAACTGCGCCTCCACCGCGCGCGACGCAAACAGACCAGACGGGGGTGCAGATTCTCGGACATCGTCTGTGGAGTGCGGCGGCTGCGCTATTCGGAATGCTGTTGGTCTGGGCCTTTCTGTCTCCCCACGATTCAACGAGCGTTTTCAGTGGCGGTGCGCAACCACAAAATCTGGGTTGGTTGCTGGCTGGGTTACTGGCTGCTTGCGCAGCCATCTGCACCAATCGTGGAATACAATTTTCACGATGGGACTATGCCCTGGGCGGCCTCGCCCTCTTGTGGTTGGTGGCAGTCACATTGCTGGCCGGACGCGAATGCAATCCGCGAACCGCTTGGAATGGTTTCTGGCAAGTCGTGGCGTTAGCGGGTTGCTATTCCATCGCGCGCTGTCTGTCACTAGGCGGACGGACGCGAGCGGCGTTGGTCACCCTCTGCGTCGCCAGCTGTGTGGCCGTCGCGACGATCGGCCTCCATCAAGTCACCTTTGACTTCACGCGCATGCGCGCCAGCTACCAAAATGATCCCGAAGGAACGATGCGCGAAATGGGCGTTTTTGCCCCACCGGGCTCTCCCGAACGCATGCGCTTAGAGAATCGACTCAATAGCCCCGAACCCTTTGCCACCTACGCCTTAGCCAATTCACTTGCCACTTCGCTCAGCGGTGGCCTGCTGTTGATGCTCGGCTTGGGATTCACAGGACTTGCACCGTACCTCGCGCGTGGAGCTTCCCTCCCAAACACACCACAAACGCCCCATCCATCGCAGCCGACTCTGTGGCCGCGGATCGCTCGCTGGGGCATCGTTGGAGTGGGGCTATGCCTCGTGTTCCTCATTTGGTTCTTAACAAGGAGCCGAACCGCCTACATCGCCGTCCTGGTCTCTTTGGGATATTGGTTCCTACTAAATCGCCTGGAGCGCCCCGGATTCCTCGCGCCACGCCATGTACAGTGGCTGGTCGGAGTTTGCTTAGCAATCGTCGGCCTCGCTGGACTCTGGCTGTTTCTCAATGACCGTCTGGTCCTCAGCGAGTCGGCGAACAGCTTCACATTCCGCCTGGAATACTGGTACGCGACACTCCAGCTCCTCAAGGAGCACGGTTTGTTCGGAGTGGGTTTGGGAAATTTCCAGGCCTACTACCCACAGTACAAGCTGGAACGAGCCAGTGAGACGATCGCCGATCCGCATAACGCATTTCTCGATATTGCCGCAACCCTCTCGGTCCCCATCGCGCTGCTGACACTCGTTTGGATCGTGAGGCGGCTAACCCCCAAGTCCGGCGCGCAAGCCATTCGCCTTGAGGCGGCACCACCACCTACCGCATCATCACACACCACGGACAACCTCCACTCCGCCCCACTGCCCGACGCACTCGATCGGCAACTTGCCCAGTTCACGGTGTGGGGCGCCGCGGTCGGAGGCGCTGCCTGCGTCCTCGCTTTAGCACTGTTGAGCGGTTTTGATTTGCTGGTGACACTCGTTGCCTGGACCGGCGGCGGAATCGTAGCTTGGCAACTCTGGCCCGCCGCAATTGCGATGACTCGAGACGATTCGCGCGCCTCGCCGACAATCGTCGCCGCTGCCACGGCAATGGTCGTTTGCCTTCTCGCTAGCGGCTCGTGGCAAGCGTCGGGAATTGCCATTCCACTTCTGGTTCTACTCGCCAACAGCCAGCCGGCCACTGCGGGAGTAGGCTCGAGCAACCCACAACGTGGGCGACGATTCAGCGCGGTTGTTGCCACTGTGGGATTCGCGAGCTTCGTCTACTTGAGCTGGTTGCCCGCGGTGGGAGTCTGGACAGCCGAACAAGAGTTGCAGTCCGCCCAGGATGACGAGCAAGCTCTAGCGATCACCACGCAGGCACTCCAGGACGATCCCTTCAACACCGAACCGCTTCAGTGGCGGGTCGACATCCTAGTTCGGCGTGCCCTGCTGGGTCCAAGTGATCGCTTGGCAGTAGCAACCTCCCAAGCTGAAGACGCGATGGACGAGTGGTTGTCCGTCGACTTTGCCTCATTCCTCAACTGGAAATATGCAGGAGAACGGCTGCTGGAGCTCGCCGCACAGGCTCACGCCCAAGGCCAAGATCCCCACGCACTGTTGGAGCGCTCCCTGCATTTCTACACCCAAGCGGCCAGCCGCTTCCCAAGCGACGTTGAACTACAATTGCAGGTCGCCCTCACGGCCTACTTAACTGGGGATAGAGAAATCTATCGCCTAGGGCTCGAGGAAGCCTACCGCCTCAGCGAGCAGTCACCCCATGATGACAAAAAACTCGAAACGCAAACAATCTGGCTTCCATTACAGCTAGGCGACCTGCTCCGCCCCCCCCTGTCAAGCGATTTCCCTCCGTTTCCAGCGCAAGTTGCGGACCATATTCCGGCAGAACCCGTTGCCAATTGGCTTCGTAAAACTATGGTGGAACCAACCCAATGA
- a CDS encoding glycosyltransferase family 2 protein — translation MSPVLSICIPTFSRAHLLEVCLASLLPQVQALTPVVECVVCDNDSTDSTRQVLDKFSDEFSMRVYRNDSNIGVIGNITRVVAEHARGDYVWVIGDDDVVTAGAVGRIVEFLQAETRLNLLALNVGYLPGDAAPNASAALGGVTEKFSKLLCHHDQTGVLLFDELLEGPCVDFTASYASILRRSLWLEHFPETYTGSPFSSVHSTYLHASIVSSEMPGEIVGYIAEPSIVIYEQPASQFSWAKYHALNTLVHATELLRIYERHGISRKRLHPYYVHQLTRQGDSLGELFWNRAAAGGMVDGFKYLWSAKRYPWLCLKTLGNALTHPAAPTVISAPLRAVRKLWKVLRPSS, via the coding sequence ATGTCACCAGTGCTTTCGATCTGTATTCCGACTTTCTCTCGCGCCCATTTGTTGGAAGTCTGTTTGGCCAGTCTTCTGCCTCAAGTTCAAGCGCTGACGCCAGTGGTGGAGTGTGTCGTTTGCGATAATGACTCGACCGACTCTACGCGCCAAGTGCTGGATAAGTTCAGCGACGAGTTCTCCATGCGAGTCTATCGCAACGATTCGAATATCGGCGTCATTGGTAACATTACGCGCGTCGTAGCCGAGCATGCCCGGGGCGATTATGTGTGGGTGATTGGCGATGATGACGTGGTTACGGCGGGGGCCGTTGGACGCATTGTTGAGTTTCTGCAGGCTGAGACACGGCTGAACCTGCTGGCCTTAAATGTAGGGTATTTGCCGGGCGATGCGGCCCCTAATGCGAGCGCGGCGCTAGGTGGGGTCACCGAGAAATTCTCTAAGTTGCTATGCCACCATGACCAGACGGGTGTCCTGTTATTTGATGAGTTGTTGGAGGGGCCGTGCGTCGATTTCACCGCTTCCTACGCGTCGATTCTTCGCCGCAGCCTATGGCTTGAACACTTTCCTGAAACCTACACGGGCTCTCCATTCAGCTCGGTTCATTCGACCTATCTCCATGCCTCGATTGTCTCCAGCGAAATGCCCGGAGAAATCGTAGGCTATATCGCTGAACCCTCGATCGTGATTTATGAACAACCCGCCAGTCAGTTTAGTTGGGCAAAATATCACGCGCTCAATACGTTGGTGCATGCCACCGAGCTATTGAGGATTTACGAGCGGCACGGGATCTCGCGTAAACGCCTGCACCCCTACTACGTTCATCAGTTGACGCGGCAGGGCGACTCGCTGGGAGAGTTGTTTTGGAATCGCGCAGCCGCAGGTGGCATGGTCGATGGATTCAAGTACTTGTGGTCGGCCAAGCGGTATCCGTGGCTGTGCTTAAAAACATTGGGCAATGCCCTGACGCATCCGGCAGCGCCGACCGTGATTTCCGCACCACTACGAGCCGTCCGCAAGCTTTGGAAAGTGCTGCGGCCAAGTTCATGA
- a CDS encoding DUF1573 domain-containing protein: MLRILLTACIAAVAGLGLGRLQSSMATSGYTEQLSGSPTTLTEQRGEMTKEEILASKGTPKAEVVGGTSFNFGTMQHGESRSHEFTLRNIGDGPLHLNMGGSTCKCTVGDLDASVLQPGEETLVKLTWKAQSIMPDFGQSATLHTNDPNQTEIKLVVKGKISSSFVIEPSEISLNSIPDNEPTTRTFNVFTYLPGSKELKDFMWTDTKTSGLVKIESQVVDIDEARFPQHKTALVAHEVSVTFLPGLRFGPISGRVQFLTDQEEDIGTLEIPFTGRVTGEFTLIGGASLDVARSRVTLGNVKSSEGATVGIQLVVQGANSEGTEVSVGEVIPANSLTASVGEPKIRGARQFFPITIEVPKGAPPANYPGTTSGSFAKVVLKTNHDSSPEIPIYVQVIVSE; the protein is encoded by the coding sequence ATGCTTCGGATACTTTTAACCGCTTGTATCGCCGCAGTAGCTGGCCTTGGGCTCGGTCGCCTCCAGTCCTCTATGGCTACTAGTGGGTATACGGAACAGTTGTCGGGTTCCCCTACAACGCTCACCGAGCAGCGCGGGGAAATGACCAAGGAGGAGATTCTTGCTAGCAAAGGAACTCCCAAAGCCGAAGTAGTGGGTGGGACCAGTTTTAACTTTGGCACCATGCAACACGGGGAGTCCCGCAGCCATGAATTCACGTTGAGGAATATTGGTGACGGCCCTCTGCACCTCAACATGGGGGGATCGACGTGCAAATGCACCGTCGGAGACTTGGACGCCTCCGTCCTACAACCTGGTGAAGAAACGCTGGTCAAACTGACTTGGAAAGCACAATCGATCATGCCCGATTTCGGACAATCGGCGACGCTGCACACCAACGATCCAAACCAGACCGAAATCAAGCTGGTGGTTAAAGGCAAGATTAGTAGCAGCTTTGTGATTGAGCCGAGTGAAATTTCACTCAACAGCATCCCAGACAATGAGCCCACGACTCGCACCTTTAATGTCTTTACCTATCTCCCCGGTTCTAAGGAGTTGAAAGATTTCATGTGGACCGACACCAAGACTTCGGGCCTAGTGAAAATCGAATCCCAGGTTGTCGACATTGATGAAGCTCGCTTTCCGCAACACAAAACGGCCCTGGTGGCCCATGAAGTCAGCGTGACTTTCCTCCCCGGCTTGCGTTTTGGGCCGATTTCCGGACGCGTTCAATTCCTCACCGATCAAGAGGAAGACATCGGAACGCTCGAGATTCCGTTCACCGGACGCGTAACGGGTGAATTCACCCTGATCGGCGGAGCATCCCTCGATGTTGCGCGCAGTCGCGTGACGCTGGGCAATGTGAAATCGAGCGAGGGGGCCACGGTGGGCATTCAATTGGTGGTCCAAGGCGCCAATTCCGAAGGTACGGAAGTTAGTGTAGGCGAGGTCATTCCCGCCAACTCCCTGACCGCGTCCGTGGGTGAACCCAAAATAAGAGGCGCAAGGCAGTTCTTCCCGATCACTATTGAGGTCCCTAAGGGCGCACCCCCCGCAAACTACCCAGGCACAACCTCGGGTAGTTTCGCTAAAGTAGTTCTGAAAACAAACCACGACTCGAGCCCAGAAATTCCGATATACGTCCAAGTGATTGTGTCAGAATGA